Below is a genomic region from Candidatus Thermoplasmatota archaeon.
CCAAGCGCCGCCATGGCCACGACGAACACGAGGAGCTGGGACTTGAGACGCATCCGCTTTTTCCCGGCGAACGTTCCCTCAAATACGTGCGCTGTCCGGCCGGCCGCGGACAGGAGCGCCCGGGTCCCCGTCGCGCTCCTCCCGGGAAAGGAGCATTCGGAAGATTCGCAGAAGCTCGGCCGTCGACCACGGCTTGGGAACAAGCGCGGCCACGCCGGCCTGCGCCCGGGCGCGACGCTCGATCTCCGGCGCCGCGTAGGCGGACAGGAGCACGCGCACCGCGCCGGGCCGGCGTCGCGCCACGTACGCCAGAAGCTCGATCCCGTCGGCGCCGTCCAGACGCAAGTCGCTCACCACCGCGTCAAACGACCGATCCTCGATCTTCCCGAGCGCCTCCTCCGCGCTTGCGGCAGTCTCGACGACGACCGGCGACGGAAGGGGCAACCGGGCAAGCGTCTGCGCCAGAAGCCCCCGGATGAGAGGCTCGTCGTCCACCACGAGCACGCGCAGGCAAGGAGCCGGACGGGGCGCCCCGCCGGCCGGGGTGCCAAGGCACGGGGGGACACCTTCCCCCGACGGGTTGCCGGAGCCGCCGCCCGGCATCGCGCCGGACGGCAGGCCACCGTCGCCCGGACGCGAAACGAGGATCGCCGTCGGGAGCCTTCGATCGCGCCGCCACCGAGCGTCCATGTGTTTGGCGTGGGACGAAATTCCCTAGATACGTCTGCTGCCCGTTTCCCGGCGGACACCTGCAGTGATGGCGGACACCGCCCGGGCCGGGAGCGGGCGTCCGGAAGCCTGCGGACGCAACCAGCCGCTTGCGAAGCCTTAGCTTCGGATGCGCGCAAAGAAAGGAGGGGCCCTTATGGATTCGACCTTGCCGCGCGTCCTTGTCGTCGACGACATGGCGGAGATCGGCATCCTGCTGCAGCGCGTCCTTGCCGGCCGGGGCGGCCTTGCGGGCGAGGTCGTCGTCGAAGCCGACGCGCAGCGGGCCTTGAAACGCATCCGGGAGGAGCGCTTCGACGTGGTCGTCACCGACTACCGCATGCCTTTCTACGACGGGTTGGCCCTCCTGCAGGAGGCCCGACGCGCAAACCCGCGGTGCTTCCGCGTCCTCATGACGGCTTACCCCGAGCTGCCCGCGACCGCGGACGACATCCTCGGAGCGTCCGTGGACGCTTACCTTCTCAAGCCCTTCCGACCCGACGACCTGCGCGCGCTGCTCCACGGCCTCCTGCACGGCGACCGCGAGCGGATCTTCGGCCTTCGGAGCGGCGCGAGGGAATTCGAACGGCTCCGCCCGGCAAGCGCCGGGACGAACGCGCGCGCGGAAGGTTGACGCGATGCGACACGCCGTCGATCGTTTGAGCGCCCTCATCGGCCTGGGCCTGTCCGACGCCGAGGCAGGCGTGTTCCTTGCGCTGCTCGACCACGGCAGCCTGCCGGCGGGTCTCGTCGCAAAGGCGTCCAGGCTGCCGCGCAACCGCGCCTACGAGACGCTCGAATCGCTCCACGGCAAGGGCCTCATCGAGATCCTTCCCGGCCGCGTGCGCCAATTCCGGGCGCGTCCGGTGTCCGAGTTCCTCGACACCCGCATCGAGGAGTGCGCCGAAACCATCCGCGAGCTGCAGGGCCGCCGCCCGTTTGCCGAAGCCGTCTTCGTGCCCGCGCAGACCCAGGAGGCGGATTCCGGCGGCAGCACGTCGCGCATCCTGCTCGGTCGACGGGCCGTGGCGCGCGAGATCGACCGCCTGCTCGGATCGGCAAAGGAGCGCGTCGTGGCCGCGGCCAGCGCGGGCGGAAGCGAGCGGCTCCTCCTGCGGCTTGCCGCCGCGGCCGAGCGCGATCCCTCGCTCGCCTTCGAGGTCGTGCTCCCGCATGCCGCGGCCACGGCCGGCCTGGAGCGCCTGCCGGCGGCGCTCGCCTCCGGTCTTTGCCTCGCCGAGGCGACGCTTGCGTGCGAGGTGCTCGTGGTCGACGACGCGCACGTGCTCGTCAACCATCCCGTTCCCGACGACGCGCACGCCCGCCTGGGCCGGGATTTCGCCTTCTACGCACGCGACCCGTCCCTCGCGCGGGACCAGCGGCTCCTCCTGGAGTGCCTCCGCTTGGCCCGGGGGATCCAAGCGGCGGGCGTCTGTCGGCCGGCGGACAACGCGGAGCCTAATAGCCCCGCGCGAGAGGAGACCATGCGACGCGAAACGAAGCGGGAAGGTGCGAGCCTTGTTTGAGGAATCGGAAACGACGGGCCCGGCGGATCGCGCGCGCCCAGCGTTCGAGCCCTCGCGAAGGGGTGCGCGCGCCATCGCGATGAACGACCTCGCCTCGCCGCCGGAGGACAACGGATGCACAAGCGGGCATGGGCGACCCCTCACCCGGACCTCTGCCAACGCGCCGCTTGCTCGTCCTCCGGCGGCGTCGCGGGGGATTGCCGCCCCGTCCGACCTCGCGTTCTTGAGTCCCACCTCGTCGGTGCGCAGCATGCCCGACGGCCAGGCACCCTCCCGGACGGTCCTTGTGGTGGACGACCTGCCGGAGATCTGCGCGTACTTCCAATCGGTCCTCCGTCGGCTCCGCCGGTTCGATCTCCAGTCCGTCACGGAGATCAACAGCGCAAGGGCGCTCGACCTGCTGCGAACGCGGCCGTTTGACCTTGTCATCAGCGACTTCCGCATGCGCGAGGTCGACGGCCTTGAGGTCTTGGCCGTGGCGGCAGCACACGGCTCGGGGCTGCGCGTCCTCATGACGGGCTACAACGAGCTGCCGGCCACGGTGGAGCGGTTCCAGGCCGCGCGCATCGACGCCATCCTCCAGAAGCCGCCGCGCACGTCCGAGGTGGTGGAGCTCCTGAACGGCCTGCTGAGCTTCGACGAGGCGTCGCTGCGGTCCTGGCGCACCAAGGCCCGAGAGGCGGAACGGTCGCTTGCGATCCAGCCCTCGCCCTCAGTTGGCGAGGCCTGAGGCCGCAAGGTGCCCGGCGAGGACGGCCGACCACCAGGCCTTGCGATCGCTCATCTCCGTCGGGGCGACGAAGAAGGGGTTGTGCGCGAGGTAGTGGAAGGTCCACGTCTCCCGGTCCGTGCCGGGCGCCACAACGTGCACCTGCCCCACGAGCCGCGCGCGGCCCGCGGTCTTGCTGTAGACGCGAAGAAGCGACATTCTCGCCTTCCCGTCGAAGCGCACGGAAGGCGCGGGCGCGCGGTCGACGCAAAGGCCGTTGTCGCAGGCGTTCGCGTCGGGAAGGCTTGCGACAAGCGCGCGAAGGTGCCCGCGGGCGAGGGCCTCGCGCAGCTCCTCGTCGCGGACGGTTGGGTTCACGGGACTACCTCCGCTTCGAGGACAGGCTTGCCGCTTATAAGCGGCTTGTTGCACACGTCTGCCCACGCCGGAAACCGCGGGCCCGTCGGAGAGGGGGTTGATCGGGCCCGCGGTTCCCGCATGGCTTGCGTCAGGCGGCGGGGGGCGCGCCGACGGCCTGGAGAAGCACGGCAAGAAGCAAGACGGCGACCGCGCCAAGCCAGGTGACAAGGGCAGTCCGATAGAGGGTGGCGACAAAGCGCGGGGCGGTCGCAAGGAGGCTTTCGGCCAT
It encodes:
- a CDS encoding response regulator, which gives rise to MDARWRRDRRLPTAILVSRPGDGGLPSGAMPGGGSGNPSGEGVPPCLGTPAGGAPRPAPCLRVLVVDDEPLIRGLLAQTLARLPLPSPVVVETAASAEEALGKIEDRSFDAVVSDLRLDGADGIELLAYVARRRPGAVRVLLSAYAAPEIERRARAQAGVAALVPKPWSTAELLRIFRMLLSREERDGDPGAPVRGRPDSARI
- a CDS encoding response regulator, which codes for MDSTLPRVLVVDDMAEIGILLQRVLAGRGGLAGEVVVEADAQRALKRIREERFDVVVTDYRMPFYDGLALLQEARRANPRCFRVLMTAYPELPATADDILGASVDAYLLKPFRPDDLRALLHGLLHGDRERIFGLRSGAREFERLRPASAGTNARAEG
- a CDS encoding helix-turn-helix domain-containing protein, translated to MRHAVDRLSALIGLGLSDAEAGVFLALLDHGSLPAGLVAKASRLPRNRAYETLESLHGKGLIEILPGRVRQFRARPVSEFLDTRIEECAETIRELQGRRPFAEAVFVPAQTQEADSGGSTSRILLGRRAVAREIDRLLGSAKERVVAAASAGGSERLLLRLAAAAERDPSLAFEVVLPHAAATAGLERLPAALASGLCLAEATLACEVLVVDDAHVLVNHPVPDDAHARLGRDFAFYARDPSLARDQRLLLECLRLARGIQAAGVCRPADNAEPNSPAREETMRRETKREGASLV
- a CDS encoding response regulator; the protein is MPDGQAPSRTVLVVDDLPEICAYFQSVLRRLRRFDLQSVTEINSARALDLLRTRPFDLVISDFRMREVDGLEVLAVAAAHGSGLRVLMTGYNELPATVERFQAARIDAILQKPPRTSEVVELLNGLLSFDEASLRSWRTKAREAERSLAIQPSPSVGEA